A stretch of Aedes aegypti strain LVP_AGWG chromosome 2, AaegL5.0 Primary Assembly, whole genome shotgun sequence DNA encodes these proteins:
- the LOC110677206 gene encoding uncharacterized protein LOC110677206, with translation MRWLWFVVGSVARFNVVDPLVPDDDSSADATSRRALLDVLPRVSTGTQTEGNWDRTQPDLEQHAINLCHRNRMDLVQQMNLFSWCLEIVNVVVVLGMGPRLFQILPKVTVAYCATTGLSVTAVMGIGYASRLFGLAGGRYGPDGRLRSHRWTQGSGWTAEVRRMDGYGPAVRRWVPQVDGVVRLDGYGLGMDVRVPQMDAGVRMDGRGPAHGRQWSGGWTLGPTGGRRGPTGRHFGPG, from the coding sequence ATGCGTTGGCTTTGGTTCGTGGTTGGTTCTGTTGCACGCTTCAACGTCGTCGATCCGCTTGTCCCAGATGATGATTCCTCTGCGGATGCTACTTCACGTAGGGCATTGCTCGATGTTCTTCCTAGGGTATCTACTGGAACACAAACTGAGGGCAATTGGGATCGGACTCAACCCGATCTTGAGCAACATGCTATCAATCTGTGCCATAGGAATCGCATGGACCTTGTCCAGCAAATGAATCTGTTCTCGTGGTGCTTGGAGATTGTGAACGTGGTTGTTGTCCTCGGGATGGGACCACGGCTGTTCCAAATACTGCCCAAAGTAACCGTCGCGTATTGTGCGACAACTGGGCTCAGTGTGACGGCGGTGATGGGAATCGGCTACGCAAGTCGACTATTCGGCCTTGCAGGTGGACGCTACGGTCCCGATGGACGGCTAAGGTCCCACAgatggacgcaggggtccggaTGGACGGCAGAGGTCCGGCGCATGGACGGCTACGGTCCGGCGGTTAGACGCTGGGTCCCACAGGTGGACGGTGTGGTCCGGTTGGACGGCTATGGTCTGGGAATGGACGTGAGGGTCCCACaaatggacgcaggggtccggaTGGACGGCAGAGGTCCGGCGCATGGACGGCAATGGTCCGGCGGGTGGACGCTGGGTCCTACAGGTGGACGTCGAGGTCCGACTGGGCGACACTTCGGCCCGGGTTGA